A segment of the Thiohalomonas denitrificans genome:
CCTGCAGGCCCTCTCCTTTCTGTTTCCGGTGACCTTCATCGTCGGCGTGGTGCTCGACTATGTGAAGCGCGGTGAGGCAACAGACGCCTGGCTCGCCAGCCATTTCCGCTGGCAGATTCGCACCTTCTGGTTTACCGTTCTCTGGTCTCTTCTGGGAGGGCTCACTGCCGGATTCGGGGTCGGCCTGCTCATCCTGTTCGCAACGGCCGTTTGGCTGATTTACCGCATCGCCAAAGGCTGGCTGAACCTCTCGGACGGCAAAGCGGTTTAATGGGGCCGACTGCTCAAGGGTAAAACTGCTCCAAAGCAAGTGGGGCGGGCCTTCGCCCGCCCCGGCAAGGATCACGAGTCGAAGCCGGCCTGCTTCAGCAGTTCCCGGCCTTTGGCCTCGTTCTTCTCCACACCGCGCCCCTCCTGGTACAGCATACCGAGGGTCGTCAGGGAGCCGATGAGCCCCTGATCGGCGGCCTTCTGGAACCACTTGACCGCCTCCGCCTCATCCTGCTCCACGCACTCGCCCTCCAGGTACATGAAGCCGAGTCCGTGCTGGGCCATGGCGTGCCCCTGCTCGGCCGCCGCCCGCATGTATTCGGCTGCCCTGGCTTCATTGGGAGAGCCCAGCAGTGAATTCTGGAAGATAATGGCCACCCGGTATTGCGCCTCCGGTTCGCCTTCATCGGCGAGCGGAGAGAGAAGCTGCATGGCAGTGGCAAAGTGTTTCCCTTCGAAAGCGGCGATACCGCTGCTCAGATCCAGATTCATGTTTTCGCTCTCGCTGGCATTCATGGGGGGTCTCCCTGTCGTTTCTCGGATATTCATGAGTCGGAATTTGTTTCGATCAGGCAGATTCTACTGCACCGGCTACTCGCGGGCGCCTGATCCGGAATCCATTGACGTTAGCTGCCAATACCCTAGCACAAAAGTCAGGTAATGCGCGAGCAGACTTGGATCGCTGCGACAGATGCCGGATGATGGGCCGAAATCCACCGCGGAATCGGTATGAAAGCGATGATCCTGGCGGCGGGCCGCGGCGAGCGCATGCGGCCGCTAACCGACACCACCCCCAAGCCTTTATTGCAGGCCGGCGGCATGGCCCTCATCGAGTATCACCTGAAAGCGTTGGCACACGCCGGAATCAGCGAATTGGTCATCAATCACGCCCATCTCGGCTCCCGGGTCGAAACGGTTCTGGGGGATGGTTCCGATTATGACCTCACCATCACCTATTCGCCCGAGGCCGCGGCCCTGGAGACCGGTGGCGGGATCCTGCAGGCGCTGCCCCTGCTGGCTCCCGGACCCTTTATCGTGGTCAACGGCGATGTCTGGACGGATTATCCCTTCGAACGCCTGCCCCCTGAACCGGACGGCCTCGCCCATCTGGTGCTGGTGGACAATCCCGTCCATCATCATGGAGGAGACTTCGCCCTTGATGGCGGCCGGGTGACCACTTCGGGAGCACGGCTCACCTTCTCCGGCATCGGGGTGTACCGCCCGGAGCTGTTCGAGGGGTGTGAACCGGGTGCCTTTCCCCTGGCGCCGCTGCTGCGCCGCGCTATCAAGGCCGGTCGGGTCAGCGGTGAACACTATCGCGGCCGCTGGATGGATATCGGGACCCCGCAACGACTGGCTGAGCTGGACCGGATGCTGATGGCGGAGAACGAATCGCCCTGACGGTCCCGGTAATGATTGGATAGCCACAGAGAACACCGGGTAATCACGATCATTCCTCCGTGGCCTCGTGCTCTCTGTGGCCAGGAGCCTGTCGGAACGACGACACTTCTGTAGGGAGCTACGAACCGGGAGAGACAGCATGGGCCAGGAGATCTCGGGAAGCCGCTTCAAGAAGCATGATTTCGAGGCGTTTCGCCGAAGGCTGAAGGCCGAGACAGACCTGCTTGGGCGCTGGTTTGCCGAGCAGCGGTTTTCGGCTCGCCACGGTAGCGTCGGCTTTGAGCTCGAGGCGTGGCTGGTGGATGCCGCCGCCCAGCCGGCGCCCGAGAATGTACGTTTTCTCCAGCAGCTCCCCGATGCGCTGGTGACCCCGGAGCTGTCGCTGTTCAACGTCGAACTCAACAGCACGCCGCTGGCCCTCGGGGGCAATGCACTCGGGGCCATGCATCAGGAACTGAGTGCCAATTGGCTCCGCTGTCGGGAGACGGCCAGCGCCATGGGGCTGCGGTTGGCGATGATCGGCATCCTGCCGACAGTGCGCGACGAGGTGCTGACCCTGGCCAACATGTCGCTCCTCACGCGCTACAAGGCACTTAATGAGCAGGTCATGCGCCTGCGGGGCGGCCGCGCCCTGATTCTCGAGATCCAGGGCCGGGAGCATCTGCGAACCGAACACCACGACGTCATGCTGGAGGCGGCCACCACCTCCTTCCAGCTCCATTTCCAGGTGGCGCAGGAGAAGGCCGCACGCTACTTCAATGTGGCAACGATCCTTTCAGCGCCGATGGTGGCGGCAAGTGCCAATTCACCGCTACTGTTCGGCCGGCGCCTCTGGCAGGAATCGCGCATTCCCCTTTTCGAGCAGGCGGTCGACATCGGAGGCATCGAAGGGGCCGCCTCCGGGCCGCTGAAACGCGTGACCTTTGGTTCCGGCTATGTGCGCGAATCGATGTTCGAGCTGTTTCAGGAGAATCTGGAGCACTATCCCATGCTGCTGCCGGTAGAACTGGCTGAGCGGCCGGAGGCGCTCAGCCATCTGAGACTGCAGAACGGTACAATCTGGCGCTGGAACCGGCCACTGGTGGGGTTCGACAAAGATGGCACACCGCACCTTCGCATCGAGCACCGGGTAGTCCCGGCGGGGCCGAGTGTCATCGACAGCATCGCCAATGCCGCGCTGTTTTTCGGCTTGATGACCACTATCGCCGAGCAGGAGCGGGGCGTGGAGGTGAAGCTGGATTTCGCCAGGGCACGCGACAATTTCTACAACGCCGCCAAACACAGCCTCGATGCCCCCATCATGTGGCTAGATGGCAAAAACTGGAGGCTTCAGGAGCTATTCCGTCGACATCTTCTGCCAATGGCAAGAGAGGGGCTGGAGGAGTCGGGCTGCACTGCAGGCGATATCGACCTCTACCTGGGCATTATCGAGGAACGGATCCGCACCGGTCGTACCGGAGCAGCCTGGCAGGGCAACTATATCGAGCAGACCGGCAGCGATATGGTAGAACTGGTAGAGCGTTACCTGGAACTCCAGGACAGCGGAATGCCCGTGCATGAATGGCCCATTTAACAGGAACGAGAGGATGCATGAACCGAAGCTGGAGCAACTGGAGGGACTCCCCGACGGGCTGTTGAGCCGGCCGGCGTCGCGGCTGCACGAAATCCTGGAGGGGCCCACCCTGATTCACCTCCCGGGGCGGCGGGACGAGCCACTGGTGGTGACAGTGCTACTGCACGGTAATGAGGATACCGGTTGGGAGGCGGTGCGCGCCCTGCTGGATCAGTACGCGGGGCACACGCTGCCTCGGTCACTGTCGCTGTTCATCGGCAACGTTGCTGCTGCCCGGCATGGCCTGCGGCACCTGGAGGGGCAGCCCGACTTCAACCGCATCTGGAAAGGGGGGGACGGACCCGAACACCGCCTGGCTGCGGAGGTGCTGGATGCCGTTGGCCGGCGCCGACCCTTCGCCAGTATCGACGTCCACAACAATACCGGTCTCAACCCCCACTACGGCTGCATCAACCGCCTCGACCATCGTTATCTGCACCTGGCCACCCTGTTCAGTCGCACGGTGGTCTATTTCATCCGTCCCGATGCCGTTCAGTCCATGGCCATGGCCCGGCTCTGTCCGGCGGTAACAGTCGAGTGCGGCAAACCCGGGCAGTCCGCGAACACCGGCCATGTACTTGAATACCTCGATGCGGTGCTCAACATGGCGGCACTGCCGGATCACCCGGTCGCTCCCCATGACTATGACCTGTTCCATACGGTGGCTACCGTCAAAGTCCCCGAGGACGTCTCCTTCAGCTTCCGGGATGCCAGCGCGCAACTGCTGTTCGAACCCGATCTGGACGAGCTCAACTTTCGCGAACTGCCCGCCGGCACTACGCTGGCCTACGCCAACGGCGCCGGTGCCCGGGTAGAGGCGCGAAACGAAAAGGGGGACCCGGTCACCGAGCACTTCTTCACGGTGATAGAGGGCGAACTGCGCACCCGGCTGCCGATCATGCCATCGATGCTAACCCTCGACGATTGTGTAATCCGGCAGGACTGCCTCTGTTATCTGATGGAGCGCCTGCCCCCCATCGCCGCTCCCGAGACGTAGCCGCGATGCGTCCGGCTTGTATGCCTTACGCGGATGATCGCCCCCTCCCCTGGAGCTGTGGAACAGAACATACAAGGGTGCATTCTTGATATGCCAGCGTCTTTAATAGAGCCGATCAATTTACGGAGTGCACCAACCATTGTTGGGGCACATTCAAATACACCGGATCGGTGGCGGTCGGTGCCGGCGCATTTGGTATGTGTCCCCACACGGGTACGGAGCATTCCGCAAGGTCATCGGCTTTGTGGGAACAAAGTGGCATCTCAGAATGCGCCCTACGGGCACCGGGTTCTCCCTTAATTAAACCGCGCCGTTCTCGGTGGTCTCAGTGGTTGCCTGCCGTCTGCGCCCCAGCCTGTGGGTCGGTTTTGGCCCTTATGACCTCTTTAACGACCACACCCGGTAAAATCGGGCGAGCTGTTCGAAAACGTCTGGATAGGCTTCTGCCAATCGTTCCGGAACCTCGAAAAAGGTCTCGGTGGCGACGGCGAAGAATTCCTCGGGCGCTTCGGCGGCATAAGGGTCCAGAAGGGTCTCCTGGCCCGCGTCCAGCCGCTGGTTGATATCCTCGAATGCCCGGGTGAAGGCACGGGTCCACGCTTCGGGCTGCATATCACCATGCAGGGGAGGAAAACCGTCGGCGACGCCGTTCAAGGCATCGAGTTTGTGGGCGATCTCGTGGAGAATCACGTTGTAGGCGTCCCGCTGACGACCCGCGTCTACGTCGGCGGCGGAGATAATCAGCGGACCGCGGTCCCAAGACTCGCCACTGCGTGCCTCCCGGACACGGTGGACCACGCCGGCACTATCCATTTCCTCGTGATCCACCACGAATGCATCGGGGTAGATCACCACCGACGTCCAGCCGCGGAGCCAATCGAAGTCGAGATGGAGGATCGGCAGGCAGGCCTGCAGGGCGATGCGACGTGCCGCATCACCATCGATAGTCAGCCCCTGCACACCCTCGAGGGATTTCTCGTGAAGGAAAAGCGTCGCCCACTCACGTAATCGATGGCGTTCATCGTCCGTCAGGCTCTCAAGTAGCGGGAGTGACTCTTCGGCGCGCCGCCACTCCCCTTTGGAAACCGCCGAGCGGGCCAGTATGCGGCGGCGGCGCCAGTGCCTGAAGCTCCACACCCAATCACCCTCGCTGGAAAAATGGCGCGACGCGTTCCTGAAGGAAGTGCTGCAATTTCCTCAGTTCGGGGTAGCGGGAACTCTCATCGAGCAGATAGTGGAACGTGAGCGGCATGTCGTCCAGGTAGGCGGCCTTGCCGTCACGGTGGTGAAGTCGGGCAAAGATCCCCAACACCTTGAGGTGACGCTGCGCCCCCATCAGGTCGAACCAGCGCAGGAAGGCCTGCTCTCCAGGCTGGCGCAGAACGCCCGAGTCCACAAGGAGGTCGTGGTAACCCTGCACCCAATCCTCCACCCGTTCCCGGGGCCATTCAATGTAGGCATCCCGCAGCAGTGACACCAGGTCGTAGGTCACCGGACCGGACACGGCATCCTGGAAGTCCAGAATACCCGGATTATGCGGCGCCACCATCAGGTTTCGGGAGTGGAAATCCCGATGCACCGGGACCTGCGGCTGTTCGAGTGCGGCCGCAATCAGCCGCTCAAAGACCTCGTCGAGCATCCGCTGCTCCGATTCCTTCAGTTCCAACCCGAGATGACGTCCCAGGAACCATTCACGAAACAGCTCCATTTCGCGCCACAGGAGTTCCCCTTCGTAGGCCGGCAACCCCTCAGGTCCACAGCTTTGAAGCACCACAAGGGCCCCCAGTGCATCGCCATACAGACGATCGACGCTGCCGTCATCGAGTTCGGAAAGGTACTGGCACTCTCCCAAATCACCGAGCAGCAGAAACCCTTCCTCGGTATTCTCCGCTTCGATGGCAGGAACATTGAGACCGACAGATCGCAACTGCCGCGCGATACGAACGAACGGTCGCACATCCTCCTTGTCGGGCGGGGCGTCCATGACGATGCGGGACTCGCCGTTGAAGACAATGCGGAAATAGCGACGGAAGCTGGCGTCCGCGGAGGCGGGTGCCAGTTCAAAAGGCGGCAGTCCCACATCGTGCCTAAGCCAGCGGGTGAGCTGCTCCATGCGTTTGGGCATGATGTCTCCGTGTGATGGATTGGGTTTCCACCATTATACCGGTGACACTCCGGGCGGGGACAGCGTCCTCATGTGTACTCCTCCGCCACCAGCAGTCGCCCGTCGCGCAGCCGCCGGACAGTATCGAAGCCGGCAATCATGCGTTCGTCGTGGGTAACCGTGATGACGGCCGAATTGCGTTCCCGGGCGATGCGCTTGAGCAACTCCATAACCCGGCCGCCGCGCTCGGTATCGAGGGAGGCGGTGGGCTCGTCGGCAAGGATGAGCGGCGGCTCGTTGGCCAGGGCCCGCCCGATGGCGACCCGCTGCTGCTCGCCGCCGGAGAGATTGCCCGGCAGCGCGTCCGCACGGTGGGTGACCTCCAGATAGTCCAGCAGCTCATCAGCCCGCTGGCGGGCCGACCGCCGGCCCACCCCGTTCAGCTCCAGGGCCAGAACGATGTTATCGCGGGCGCTGAGGAAAGGGATCAGGTTATGGCCCTGAAAGATGAAGCCGATCTTCTCCCGCCGCAGGCGGCGCGACTCCCGGTGCGCCCAGCCTTCGGCGTAGACCGTATGGCCGCCGATCTCGATGCTGCCGGCGGTCGGCGCCAGGATTAGGCTGATGCACAACAGCAGGGTGCTCTTGCCCGATCCGCTAGGCCCGAGCAGAGCCATCAACTCACCCGCCTCGACGGCGAAGTCGATCTCCTCCAGAGCCGTCACCGCCAGCTCGCCACTGCCAAAGACGTGCTTGAGGTGATTCACGCGCAGGACCGTCATGCGCTTACCCCCCCAGTGCCAGCGATGGCGGCGTGCGCAGAGCGTGCCAGATCCCCATCAGGCTCGCCAATACGCCTCCGACCAGCATGATGATGAAGGTGAGCATGGTCTCCTCCGGCAGCAGCACCAGATTACGCGGAAATTTGTCCTGGGTGGCGGTGGTCAGGGCGTAGCCGAAGGCGAAGCTCCCGAGAGTGAGTACCAGTGCCTGCTCCAGAATAAGGCGGACGATCACGCCGTTGCCCGCACCGATGATCTTGAGTGTGGCGATAGCGCGAACCTTTTCCATCGTAAGGACATAGATCAGCAAGGCGATGATGACGATGGCCACGGCAAGCAGCAATGTCCGGAAGACACCGAGAATTGCCGTCATCCGCTTGAGCTTGCCCTCCAGCATCAGGTCCCGTTCCTGCTCGGTGGTGTAGGCACTGAGATAGAGCCACCGCTCGATATGGCGGGCGACCGCATCCCGGTCGGCGCCGGGGGTCAGCGCCACCAGCACTGCACTGATCGTGGCGCTGCCACCGCCGAGTAACGGCAGCAGCCGTTCCACTTCGGCCGACGCATAGCCCGCATCCTCCAGACGCTGGCGGTCACTTTCCCGTTGGACCTCCAAAGCCCGGTTGTCCTGCTGGTAGAGCACCTCCTGGGCGTCCGGCAACGAGAGATAGGCCAGTGGATTCCCGCCAGAATCAACCGCCCCCCGGGTCAAGCCCACCACCGTATATTCATGCACCCCGAGCCGTAGGGTCTGCCCCAGTGCCAGCCCCAACTTGCGGTCGGCTACCAGCTCATAGTGGGCGCGCCGAATCGGCCGCCCGGCGATGATCCGTCCAGGCTCGCCGAGCCCGCCGAAGACGTCGTAGCCGATAATGGTGAACTGCTGCTCCCGGCCGCCGATCTCCCGCTGCACGGCGTAACTGATGAAGGGGCTGGCCCGGGCCACGCCGGGGGTCGCCGCCACACTACGGTAACTGTCGGTAGGAATGCGGGAGGATTCGTTGAAAGGGCCGCCGCGATCCCGTTCCACCACCCACAGATCGGCCCGGGTGTTCTCGATAAGCCAGATGCCGTCGGCGATGTTGCCCTGGAAAATGCCGTTCATGATGAGAACAATGGCCACCAGCATGCCGACGCCGGCAATGGTGGCGAGAAACTTGCCGAGGTGGCGACGGACATCCTTGATCGCGAGGTCCATTACCGCTCTCTCGGGACCGGCTCGACCCGCTGGCCGACCCGCACCTGCTGTGGTGTGGCCACCACCTGTTCGCCTGCCTGTATACCGTTACGCACCAGCACGCGTTCACCGTCTTCGATCCCGGTCTCAACCGGCTGTCGCTGAACACGACGTTTCCGTATCACCAGCACCGCCTGGCCACCATCTCCATATGAAAGCGCATAGGTGGGAACAACCACCCCTTGTTTCTCGCCGGCACGGATAGTGACCTCCGCCTCGAGATTAATAGCAAAGCGCGTCGGGGGCTTGTCGAAGGCGATGTTGACCTCCAGCTCGCGGGTGACCGCATCCGACTCCCTGCCGATACGCGCCACCGTGCCCGCCAGCTGTTCACCGGTGCGCAGCTCGATTTTCGCCGGCTGCCCCACCTCTACGGCCCCGACCACCGACTCATCGACACGGGCAGCGATCCAGAGTGTTGCCGGGTCCACCAGACGGAAGAGCGGAGTACCGGCACCTACCGTGTGGCCCTGCTCGACCAGGCGTGCCGTGACCACGCCACGGGTCGGCGCCTCGATGCGAGTATGCGAGAGTGCGGTGGCCGTCTCTGTTTCACGCGCCCGGGCCGCCTGCACGGCCGCCGACGACGCGTCCAACTCGCTGCGTGAGATGAGCCCCCGGTCCTTCCCGAACAGCTCACGATCGCGCCGGTGATTCGCCAGTGCCAGTTCCAGCTCGGCGCGTGCAACAGCAAGCCCGGCTGCCAACTCCCGGTCATCGAAACGGGCAAGCAGCTCCCCTCGCTCGATCATATCGCCTTCGTCCGCGTGCAGTTCGGTAATTGCGGAGGGGATGCGGGCACTTACCGTAATCGGGTAGCGCGCCTGTATAGTGCCGGGGATATGAACGTTGTGGGCCACGCGACCCTCCTGCGCCACAACCACCTCCACCGGCAGCAGGTAAATCCAGAAGCGATAGACGGCCAGCATGGCAAGTGCCAGGACCACTCCGCTCAGGCTAAGCCATTTCAACGATTTAGCCATCAATATTCTCGCAAGCGGGTCGAGTAAACGGATCGAGGCGTCGTCCGGGTGCAGGACAACCGCATACTTTGAAGCGAGCGAGTCAATCCTTGATACCATGTCGGTCGAGCACAGGTATAGAAGATGAATCGCTCCTGCACTTCACTTCCTGCTTCCCTGTAGGTCGTACTTGCAGCGTACCCGACAGGATTTATAGCGCCCCCCCAGCACAAAGCCGGATATTGCGTGGACCCGAGGGAGGAAACGTACCACAAGAGCTCCGCTCGACCACACTATCCAGTGCTCCACGCAGGACAATTGCTACCCCGGTACACGGATCAGTAGCCACCCCGTCCCCTGCCCTGTTTATTGCCTTGTCCGCCACCGCTCTGGCTGCGCATCTCGTTGCGAAACTGCTGCTGCTCAGCCGAATCCATATTCTGCATCCGCTGGCGCATCTCGGTGCGGAATTGTTCCCGCTCATCGGCACTCATCTGCTGCGGATTCATGCGCATCAGTTCCTCATTGGTTTTGCCGCCAAAGTCGGTCGCCAGTGTCGGTGACGCCAGGACGAGGCCAAACGTCAGCAATGCTGCACCAAACCGGTTCCGGAAGTTCATCGATCCTGCTCCTTGTTCGTTCAATAGCGGTAACTACCACCGGTGAAGCCGCGCATCTGCGCCGCCTTTTCGGGGGTGAGTGTACCCAGGAACTGCTCGCGTGCCCGGGCCTGGTCCTGCAACCACGCGATCTGTCCCTCGAGACGGGTCAGGCGCGCCTGTAGCGACTCCTTCGTTGATTGCGTTTTCGCCTCAAGTGGGACGGCTTCGCGTCTGCTTGCTTTCATGACTGCTCCCGTTACAAGGATACGCCCCCATTGCACCAGAGGCCGGAAGATAAAAGATGTCAGTGAGATATCCTTTGGTAACCGACCATTACGGCGCACGCCGCGCGGTTACAGAGTGTTACAGAAGTCGGGTACCGATGGAGGTATATTGGTGCGGATGGTGACTCCATCCGAACGTATCCTGGTTGTCGATGATGATGCCGAAATCCGCACCCTGTTGCGCGATTATCTGCGGCGCAACGGTCTCTACGCGGAAGCAGTCGCCGACGGTGCGACAATGCGCGCGGCGCTCAGGCGGGAGCATTTCGACCTGATAGTGCTGGATATCATGCTCCCCGGCGAAGATGGACTGGCGCTGTGCCGCGAACTGCGGGCCCACTCTACGCTCCCGGTGATCCTGCTCACTGCACGCGTCGAGGAGACGGACCGCATTGTTGGCCTCGAGATGGGGGCAGACGACTACGTGCCCAAGCCCTTCAACCCGCGCGAACTGCTAGCCCGGATCGGAGCAGTTTTGCGACGGGTGCGGGCGCTGCCTCCGACCGCCGAGCGCACCGATGTGCGTCGCCTGCGCTTTGCCGGCTGGACACTGGACCTGCTCCAGCGCCGGCTGATTTCTCCGCAAGAAGTGGTGGTGGCCCTGTCTACGGGCGAGTACCGCCTGCTTCAGGTCTTTCTCGAACACCCCCGGCAGATACTCGGTCGTGACCGGCTGCTGGACCTTACCCGAGGTCGAGAGGCACTGCCGTTCGATCGCAGTGTCGATGTCCAGGTGGGCCGCCTGCGCAAACGACTGGACGACGACCGCACCACCCTGATCCAGACGGTACGCGGAGAGGGTTACATTCTGGCCGCCGAAGTGGAGGCCGAGCGGTGAGCCGGCTGCTACCGGCCACCCTTTCCGGCCGCCTCTTTGCCACACTGCTCGCCGGTCTGCTGCTGGCCCAGATCCTGGGTGCGGTGGTGCTGCTGCGGGACCGCGCCGCCGTCCTTTACAAGGCGGGCGGAGTCAGCGCTGCCCAGCGGATCGGGGACCTTATACAGGTGCTGGATCGTCTCGATCACCCGACGCGCAGCGCACTCCTGCCTGTACTCAACAGCGGCCCGCTGCAGGTGCGGATCCTCGAGCAAGCGCCGCCTCCATTACCCGATAGCAGCCCGGGTGGCCAGCATGTCCGCATGCTCCTGCGACGCCTGCTGGGTCCGGAACGACCGCAGCAGATGGTGGTGAGCACCACAGCCTCTGCGCCCCCCACAGGCGAAACCGGGCCGAGTCCCGGCCGACAGGGAGTGCCTGCGGCGGCGCTGCTGATCGTGCAGGCACAGCTGTGGGATGACGCCTGGGTGCGCATTGAACATCGTGTGACAACCGGCCACCAGGGCTCATGGCCGTTGCGCCTGCTGTTGACGCTGATCATCTTACTGGCCTCGGTGGTGGGGCTTACGCTTCTCATCGTGCGTTGGCTCACGCGGCCACTGGCGGTGCTGGCCACGGCGGCCGAAGGGCTGGGACGGGATATCCACCATACACCGCTGGCCGAAACGGGACCTGCCGAGGTGCGCCGGGCGGCAGCGGCTTTCAATACCATGCAGGCTCGGTTGCGCAGCTATATCCACGAACGGGAACGGACCCTGGCAGCCATTTCCCACGACCTGCGCACTCCTATTACGCGGCTGCGGCTACGCGCCGAATTGATCAACCATGAGGAGCTTCGGGCGAAGGTCAACGACGACCTCGTCGAGATGGAAGAGATGACGGCAGCGGCGCTGGATCTGCTGCGCGGCGTGAACCGTGAAGAGCCGGTTCAGCCGGTGGACATGATGGCACTCCTCGGCAGCCTGCAGGCGGACCATGAGGAAGCAGGCGAAGCGGTTGTCCTTGAGGGGACAACGCAGACACCCTATCCTGGGCGTCCCCTTGCACTGAAACGGCTGTTTGCCAATCTACTCGGCAACGCCCTGAACTACGGCGGCCAGGCCGGGGTGCGGGTCGACGACCGGGCCGACAGGCTCGAGGTCACCGTAGCCGACAGGGGCCCCGGTATTCCCGAGGCGCAACTGGAGACGGTATTCGAGCCTTTCTATCGTCTGGAGAGATCGCGCAGCCGCGAGACCGGTGGTGTCGGCCTGGGTCTGGCGGTCGCGCGCGATATTGCGCGCCTCCACGGTGGCGAGTTGCACCTTCAAAACCGCACCGGCGGTGGACTGGAAGCCGTCCTCACCTTGCCACGCTGAGCACCGGCAGGCCAAAGCTGTTTTACCCCACCTCAAACTCTCCCCCTTTGTTCTTTACTAAATCCCATGACCATAGGGATGCTGAAAAGATGAGCTGGCTCCAGAAGGGGCGCTCACTGGCACTGAAGCCATGGGTCCCATGGCTGGTCTTCGCCGTGATCGTCGGAGGGGCACTGGCCGTTGCGATCGGGCTTTATCGTCTCGAAAACACCCGACACCAGACCCACTTCGCTCTAGCCGTGCGCGAGCAGATGGCTGTACTGGAATCGGGGATCCACTTGCGCTTTCGGCCAGTGCATCACCTTGCCTTGACCGCCAGCTTCCAGGCGGGGACGTTGGACGAGCGCAGTTTTCTCCGGTTCGTAAAGAGCATTCCCCAGCAGGGATCGCTAGTGGCCTTGCAATGGTTTCCGCGACAGCAAGCCCGGCCGGGACAGGAGACCTTTCCGATGGGCTACAGCTATAGTCTGAGCGACGAACTCTCCGAGTCGGAAAGCGACTGGAGCCAGGTCCCAAACCGCCTCATCGACCCTGCCAAAAAGCGAGAGCTAATGATCATCCCTTGGTACATGATGGATGGCCGGGTCCGGTTTCGGGTACTACGGCCGGTTTTTCGCCGGGGAACGGACGAGCGGGAGTTGCTTGGCTTCGTTTCCGGCCTGTATCAGGTTGACCGACTGCTAACCGACATTTTGTGTTTGCGTAACAGATCGGATGCGATGGAGATTTTCGTCACCGATCCCCGTAGCGATGTGACAGATTCCTTTCGCTGTTCCACTAATGCTAGGGGTATGCGTTTCGA
Coding sequences within it:
- a CDS encoding ABC transporter permease; this encodes MDLAIKDVRRHLGKFLATIAGVGMLVAIVLIMNGIFQGNIADGIWLIENTRADLWVVERDRGGPFNESSRIPTDSYRSVAATPGVARASPFISYAVQREIGGREQQFTIIGYDVFGGLGEPGRIIAGRPIRRAHYELVADRKLGLALGQTLRLGVHEYTVVGLTRGAVDSGGNPLAYLSLPDAQEVLYQQDNRALEVQRESDRQRLEDAGYASAEVERLLPLLGGGSATISAVLVALTPGADRDAVARHIERWLYLSAYTTEQERDLMLEGKLKRMTAILGVFRTLLLAVAIVIIALLIYVLTMEKVRAIATLKIIGAGNGVIVRLILEQALVLTLGSFAFGYALTTATQDKFPRNLVLLPEETMLTFIIMLVGGVLASLMGIWHALRTPPSLALGG
- a CDS encoding efflux RND transporter periplasmic adaptor subunit; its protein translation is MAKSLKWLSLSGVVLALAMLAVYRFWIYLLPVEVVVAQEGRVAHNVHIPGTIQARYPITVSARIPSAITELHADEGDMIERGELLARFDDRELAAGLAVARAELELALANHRRDRELFGKDRGLISRSELDASSAAVQAARARETETATALSHTRIEAPTRGVVTARLVEQGHTVGAGTPLFRLVDPATLWIAARVDESVVGAVEVGQPAKIELRTGEQLAGTVARIGRESDAVTRELEVNIAFDKPPTRFAINLEAEVTIRAGEKQGVVVPTYALSYGDGGQAVLVIRKRRVQRQPVETGIEDGERVLVRNGIQAGEQVVATPQQVRVGQRVEPVPRER
- a CDS encoding DUF1104 domain-containing protein, which translates into the protein MNFRNRFGAALLTFGLVLASPTLATDFGGKTNEELMRMNPQQMSADEREQFRTEMRQRMQNMDSAEQQQFRNEMRSQSGGGQGNKQGRGRGGY
- a CDS encoding response regulator, yielding MVTPSERILVVDDDAEIRTLLRDYLRRNGLYAEAVADGATMRAALRREHFDLIVLDIMLPGEDGLALCRELRAHSTLPVILLTARVEETDRIVGLEMGADDYVPKPFNPRELLARIGAVLRRVRALPPTAERTDVRRLRFAGWTLDLLQRRLISPQEVVVALSTGEYRLLQVFLEHPRQILGRDRLLDLTRGREALPFDRSVDVQVGRLRKRLDDDRTTLIQTVRGEGYILAAEVEAER
- a CDS encoding ATP-binding protein — translated: MSRLLPATLSGRLFATLLAGLLLAQILGAVVLLRDRAAVLYKAGGVSAAQRIGDLIQVLDRLDHPTRSALLPVLNSGPLQVRILEQAPPPLPDSSPGGQHVRMLLRRLLGPERPQQMVVSTTASAPPTGETGPSPGRQGVPAAALLIVQAQLWDDAWVRIEHRVTTGHQGSWPLRLLLTLIILLASVVGLTLLIVRWLTRPLAVLATAAEGLGRDIHHTPLAETGPAEVRRAAAAFNTMQARLRSYIHERERTLAAISHDLRTPITRLRLRAELINHEELRAKVNDDLVEMEEMTAAALDLLRGVNREEPVQPVDMMALLGSLQADHEEAGEAVVLEGTTQTPYPGRPLALKRLFANLLGNALNYGGQAGVRVDDRADRLEVTVADRGPGIPEAQLETVFEPFYRLERSRSRETGGVGLGLAVARDIARLHGGELHLQNRTGGGLEAVLTLPR